The following coding sequences lie in one Caproicibacterium argilliputei genomic window:
- a CDS encoding sodium-dependent transporter, with product MKEKETGRGSFTNQIGFVMAAAGSAVGLGNLWRFPYLAAKYGGGIFLLIYIILAVTFGFSLMVTETAIGRKTGLSAIEAYGKLSKKFTFLGYITSIVPVIILPYYSVIGGWVFKYLFAFVSGGSSASAKDGYFSAYIGQSGEPIFWFLLFLGVTGVIVLLGVEKGIEKVSRILMPVLVVLTVGMAIYSLTLPHAMEGVKYYLIPDFSRFSINTVLAALGQLFYSMSLSMGITITYGSYMSKQDDIAKASTQVDVFDTGIALFAGLMIIPAVFSFSGGSTTQLQQGPGLMFVMLPKVFNHMGVGGVVAGAVFFLLVLFAALTSSIALMETVVSILKDKLHISRTAACLITLGVSAVLGVLSSLGFGALSGIKLLGFDILDFFDFISNSVLMPIVALLTCLCVGWFVGMKVIDDEVLSSSPFRRRKLVDVMIRWIAPIFILAILISSVLNALGIISI from the coding sequence ATGAAAGAAAAAGAAACTGGAAGAGGTTCGTTTACCAATCAGATTGGATTTGTCATGGCTGCCGCAGGCTCAGCTGTGGGGCTGGGAAATCTTTGGCGTTTTCCATACCTGGCGGCAAAGTACGGCGGGGGCATTTTTCTGCTCATTTACATTATCCTCGCGGTGACGTTCGGTTTCAGTCTGATGGTGACCGAAACGGCAATCGGCAGAAAGACCGGTCTTTCCGCCATTGAAGCCTACGGAAAGTTGAGCAAAAAATTTACGTTTCTGGGGTACATTACTTCTATTGTACCGGTCATCATCCTGCCATATTACTCCGTAATCGGCGGCTGGGTATTCAAATATCTGTTTGCGTTTGTTTCCGGCGGCTCTTCCGCTTCGGCAAAGGACGGCTATTTTTCCGCATACATTGGGCAGAGCGGGGAGCCCATTTTTTGGTTCCTGCTGTTTCTGGGCGTGACCGGCGTGATCGTGCTGCTGGGCGTGGAAAAGGGGATTGAAAAAGTCAGCCGGATCCTGATGCCGGTTCTGGTTGTCCTGACCGTTGGCATGGCGATTTATTCGCTGACGCTGCCGCACGCGATGGAAGGCGTGAAATATTACCTGATTCCCGATTTTTCCCGTTTTTCCATCAACACCGTGCTGGCTGCGCTGGGGCAGCTGTTCTACTCCATGAGTCTTTCCATGGGCATCACCATTACCTATGGTTCCTACATGAGCAAGCAGGACGATATCGCCAAAGCCTCCACACAGGTGGATGTTTTTGATACCGGAATTGCGCTGTTTGCCGGCTTAATGATTATTCCGGCGGTATTTTCCTTCTCCGGCGGAAGCACCACCCAGCTGCAGCAGGGACCCGGCCTGATGTTCGTCATGCTGCCGAAGGTGTTCAACCATATGGGTGTCGGCGGCGTGGTCGCAGGTGCCGTTTTCTTCCTGTTGGTTTTGTTTGCGGCGCTGACCTCCTCGATTGCCCTGATGGAAACCGTCGTTTCCATTCTCAAGGACAAGCTGCACATCAGCAGAACGGCAGCGTGCCTTATAACGCTGGGCGTTTCCGCAGTGCTGGGGGTTTTGTCTTCTCTGGGCTTTGGTGCGCTCTCCGGCATAAAACTTCTTGGCTTTGACATTCTGGACTTCTTTGATTTCATCAGCAACAGTGTGCTGATGCCGATTGTGGCGCTGCTGACCTGCCTGTGTGTCGGTTGGTTTGTGGGCATGAAGGTCATCGATGACGAAGTGCTAAGCAGCTCGCCGTTCCGCCGGCGGAAACTGGTAGATGTCATGATCCGCTGGATTGCGCCAATCTTCATTCTCGCCATTTTGATTTCCAGTGTATTAAACGCGCTGGGAATCATCAGTATCTAA
- the mfd gene encoding transcription-repair coupling factor, which translates to MKFIATALSRLREYQSLLGAVQQNQLPAAVTGLSGIHKANVIYALWVHTGRRAFVIAGEESEANRMVGDLCAQGMRALYYPMRDLTLRKGEAASSHDYERQRLQVLARLQAGECDAVVCCIDGALQYTLPPQAMYARTRQVSSGDTLPPEEAQSLLLRCGYEHAVQVEGPGQFARRGGILDLFPPESHVPVRLEFWGDEVDTLSYFDPQTQRRTDPCERVCISPAAEALTDDPAELAERIRKIASSLRGKNAPSARPTLQEQADLLAENVHLACMDKFLPILYEKPACLLDYCAETDLLFVSETVNVKEKMRTAQFHWNEDIKEYLADGTLCKHLDTYSFAWPDALSFVEKHGAVLLDTFARGSYALPTKLLLNFSARQLSVWGGSTQLLAEDLSVMLHNKWACAVLAGNARSARTTAADLRAAGIDAFYAEDAEEIARGAVAVLPGSLSAGAEWPGSFFGFVTHGRLLQSGKRKKSKRGKNSRPLNSLAELEPGDYVVHESHGIGIYEGIHKIDTHGVIKDYIKIQYAKGDTLYVPVTQLDFVSRYIGPREDAGIRLHKLGGAEWQKTKSHVKRAVRDMAKELIKLYAARMHAKGHAFSADTEMQRDFESRFAFDETDDQLRCVEEIKGDMEREAPMDRLLCGDVGFGKTEVALRAAFKCICDSRQCALLVPTTILAWQHYQTALQRMEGFPIRVELLSRFRTPKQQEQIIKQLRRGEVDLVIGTHRLVSKDVQFRDLGLVIIDEEQRFGVAQKEKLKNLCTNVDVLTLSATPIPRTLNMAMSGIRDMSVLEEAPHDRHPVQTYVIEHDEGILADAVRRELRRGGQIYWLHNDVASITQVGARLKARVPEARVGIGHGKMTEQELSEVWRQLIDHEIDVLVCTTIIETGVDVPNANTLIIDNADRLGLSQLHQIRGRVGRSTRRAYAYFTFTPNKVLSEIAQKRLAAIREFTEFGSGFKIAMRDLEIRGAGNLLGGEQHGHMEAVGYEMYLKLLGDAIAAEKGVAPPQGEECLMDLQLQAHIPESYIGDSNGRIEMYRRIADIRSDEDALDVTDELIDRYGDPPKSVAGLIQISLLRNLAGLCGLNEVKQQQGQLLLYQKKLDMKWISGISARYPQRVLVNAGARPYISLRLQPDEDVLSLLKDLLRPNPQKAG; encoded by the coding sequence ATGAAATTTATCGCAACTGCACTTTCACGCCTGCGGGAATACCAGTCTCTGCTCGGCGCGGTACAACAGAATCAGCTGCCCGCAGCGGTCACGGGCCTTTCCGGCATACACAAGGCAAATGTGATTTACGCACTGTGGGTGCATACCGGCCGGCGTGCCTTTGTGATTGCCGGAGAAGAGTCCGAAGCAAACCGAATGGTCGGGGACCTTTGCGCCCAAGGAATGCGGGCGCTGTACTACCCCATGCGTGACCTGACGCTGCGCAAAGGCGAAGCGGCGTCCTCTCACGATTATGAGCGGCAGCGCCTGCAGGTGCTGGCACGCCTGCAGGCCGGCGAATGTGACGCTGTGGTCTGCTGCATTGACGGTGCGCTGCAGTACACCCTGCCGCCGCAGGCCATGTACGCACGCACCCGGCAGGTTTCTTCCGGCGATACACTGCCGCCGGAAGAAGCGCAAAGCCTTTTGCTTCGCTGCGGCTATGAACACGCTGTGCAGGTGGAGGGTCCCGGCCAGTTTGCGCGCCGCGGCGGAATTTTAGACTTGTTTCCACCGGAAAGCCACGTGCCAGTGCGGTTGGAATTCTGGGGAGATGAGGTGGATACCCTCTCCTACTTTGACCCGCAGACACAGCGGCGCACAGACCCCTGCGAGCGGGTGTGCATTTCGCCTGCGGCAGAGGCGCTTACAGACGACCCGGCGGAACTTGCCGAGCGCATTCGCAAAATCGCCTCCTCCCTGCGCGGAAAAAACGCGCCGTCGGCACGCCCGACTCTGCAGGAACAGGCGGATTTGCTTGCAGAAAATGTGCATCTGGCCTGCATGGACAAATTCCTGCCAATTCTGTATGAAAAGCCCGCCTGCCTGCTGGACTACTGTGCCGAAACCGACCTGCTGTTTGTCAGCGAAACGGTAAACGTCAAGGAGAAAATGCGCACGGCGCAGTTTCACTGGAATGAGGACATCAAGGAGTACTTGGCGGATGGCACCCTGTGCAAGCACCTTGACACATACAGCTTTGCCTGGCCGGATGCGCTGTCTTTTGTGGAAAAACACGGTGCTGTCCTGCTGGACACCTTTGCGCGGGGCAGCTATGCGCTGCCTACGAAGCTGTTGCTGAACTTTTCTGCCCGGCAGCTTTCGGTGTGGGGCGGTTCCACACAGCTGCTGGCGGAAGATTTGTCCGTTATGCTGCACAATAAATGGGCGTGTGCGGTGCTTGCCGGCAATGCGCGCAGCGCGCGCACAACGGCGGCCGACCTGCGTGCGGCAGGTATCGACGCGTTTTACGCCGAGGACGCGGAAGAAATCGCCCGCGGCGCGGTGGCGGTGCTGCCCGGCTCTCTTTCCGCCGGTGCGGAGTGGCCCGGCTCCTTTTTCGGGTTTGTCACGCACGGCAGGCTGCTGCAGAGCGGCAAGCGAAAAAAGTCTAAGCGCGGAAAAAACAGCCGTCCGCTCAACTCGCTGGCAGAGCTGGAGCCCGGCGATTATGTGGTGCATGAAAGTCACGGCATCGGTATTTATGAGGGAATCCATAAAATCGACACACATGGCGTTATTAAGGATTACATTAAAATCCAGTACGCCAAGGGCGATACGCTGTATGTACCGGTCACCCAGCTGGACTTCGTCAGTCGCTACATCGGCCCGCGGGAGGACGCCGGCATCCGCCTGCATAAGCTGGGCGGGGCAGAGTGGCAGAAGACGAAGAGCCATGTCAAGCGCGCTGTGCGCGACATGGCGAAGGAACTGATTAAGCTGTACGCCGCGCGGATGCACGCCAAGGGACACGCTTTTTCGGCGGATACGGAAATGCAGCGCGACTTTGAAAGCCGCTTTGCGTTTGACGAAACCGATGACCAGCTGCGCTGCGTGGAGGAAATCAAAGGTGACATGGAGCGCGAAGCGCCGATGGACCGCCTGCTGTGCGGCGACGTAGGGTTCGGCAAAACCGAAGTTGCCCTGCGTGCCGCATTCAAGTGTATCTGCGACAGCCGGCAGTGCGCATTGCTGGTGCCGACCACCATTCTTGCGTGGCAGCATTACCAGACTGCCCTGCAGCGCATGGAGGGCTTTCCCATTCGGGTAGAGCTGCTGTCCCGCTTCCGCACGCCCAAACAGCAGGAGCAGATTATCAAACAGCTCAGGCGCGGTGAGGTGGATCTCGTCATCGGAACGCACCGTCTGGTTAGCAAGGACGTTCAGTTTCGCGACCTTGGGCTGGTGATTATCGATGAGGAACAGCGCTTTGGCGTGGCGCAGAAGGAAAAGCTTAAAAATTTGTGTACCAATGTGGATGTGCTGACGCTTTCCGCAACGCCGATTCCCCGCACCCTGAACATGGCGATGTCCGGCATCCGCGATATGAGCGTGCTGGAAGAGGCGCCTCACGACCGCCATCCGGTGCAAACTTATGTCATTGAGCACGATGAGGGAATCCTGGCGGATGCGGTTCGGCGTGAACTGCGCCGCGGCGGTCAGATTTATTGGCTGCACAACGACGTGGCATCCATCACGCAGGTGGGGGCACGCCTGAAAGCGCGCGTGCCCGAAGCGCGTGTCGGTATCGGGCACGGAAAAATGACGGAGCAGGAACTTTCTGAGGTTTGGCGGCAGCTGATTGACCATGAGATTGACGTGTTGGTCTGTACGACCATCATTGAAACGGGTGTGGATGTGCCCAACGCCAATACGCTGATTATCGACAACGCCGACCGGCTGGGACTTTCTCAGCTGCACCAGATTCGTGGGCGTGTGGGCCGCAGCACTCGCCGTGCGTATGCATACTTTACATTTACGCCAAACAAGGTGCTTTCGGAAATTGCCCAGAAGCGGCTTGCTGCCATTCGGGAGTTTACGGAATTCGGTTCCGGCTTCAAAATCGCCATGCGCGACTTGGAAATCCGCGGTGCGGGGAACCTCCTCGGCGGCGAGCAGCACGGCCACATGGAGGCGGTCGGCTACGAAATGTACCTCAAGCTGCTGGGTGACGCCATTGCCGCAGAAAAAGGCGTCGCGCCCCCGCAGGGCGAGGAGTGCCTGATGGATTTGCAGCTGCAGGCGCACATCCCCGAATCCTATATTGGCGACAGCAATGGCAGAATTGAAATGTACCGCCGCATTGCGGACATCCGCAGCGACGAGGATGCGCTGGATGTGACCGACGAACTGATTGACCGCTACGGCGACCCGCCCAAGAGCGTTGCCGGCCTAATTCAGATTTCTCTGCTGCGCAATCTGGCGGGGCTGTGCGGCTTAAATGAGGTTAAGCAGCAGCAGGGGCAGCTGCTGCTGTATCAGAAAAAGTTGGATATGAAGTGGATTTCCGGGATTTCCGCGCGGTATCCGCAGCGTGTGCTGGTAAACGCGGGTGCCCGCCCGTATATCAGCCTGCGCTTGCAGCCGGACGAGGATGTTTTATCCCTGCTCAAAGACCTTTTGCGGCCCAACCCGCAAAAGGCAGGCTGA
- a CDS encoding bacteriohemerythrin, with the protein MPWTPNLSVGVKMIDDQHKMWFEKAEKLFDAGKKNQAAEYIGELLSFLEDYTKKHFADEEKYMLSIHYPEYAAQKQAHTMFIGRLAKLRSDYNTSGGNLTVILNANKVVLDWLTQHISTMDKKIGQYAKTLQK; encoded by the coding sequence ATGCCATGGACTCCCAATTTGTCAGTCGGCGTAAAAATGATTGACGACCAGCATAAAATGTGGTTCGAGAAAGCAGAAAAACTGTTTGACGCCGGAAAGAAAAACCAGGCCGCGGAGTATATCGGAGAGCTGCTCAGTTTTCTGGAGGATTATACAAAGAAGCATTTCGCGGATGAGGAAAAGTATATGCTCAGCATTCATTATCCGGAGTATGCCGCACAGAAGCAGGCGCACACCATGTTTATTGGCAGGCTTGCCAAGCTGCGCAGCGATTACAACACATCCGGCGGCAACCTGACGGTGATTCTCAATGCCAACAAGGTTGTGCTGGACTGGCTCACACAGCACATTTCTACGATGGACAAGAAAATCGGGCAGTACGCCAAAACGCTTCAGAAGTAA
- a CDS encoding Smr/MutS family protein — protein sequence MTENRSGAAVELDIHGETEESAMRQLTRWLSRAPAEVREVRVIHGCHGGTVLRDMVRKKLKHPRIASKLVTLNPGETRLILNDTQKAGGKHGIR from the coding sequence ATGACGGAAAACCGCAGCGGCGCTGCAGTGGAACTTGATATTCATGGAGAAACAGAGGAAAGCGCCATGCGGCAGCTGACGCGCTGGTTGTCCCGCGCGCCTGCAGAGGTGCGGGAGGTGCGCGTGATTCACGGCTGTCACGGTGGCACGGTGCTGCGCGACATGGTGCGCAAAAAGCTGAAGCACCCGCGCATCGCGTCCAAGCTGGTAACGCTGAATCCCGGCGAAACCCGGCTGATTTTGAACGATACGCAAAAAGCAGGAGGGAAACATGGCATTCGTTGA
- a CDS encoding ABC transporter ATP-binding protein, with the protein MAFVEFQNVHKEYRMGDSVIHAADGVEFQIEQGEFVVVVGPSGAGKTTVLNLLGGMDSCTSGKIAVDGREVSACTDRQLTEYRRYDVGFVFQFYNLVQNLTALENVELASQICKEPLSPRKVLREVGLQERINNFPAQLSGGEQQRVAIARALAKNPKLLLCDEPTGALDYRTGKQVLELLQQTCREFHRTVVVVTHNQAFAAMADRVIAIHSGKVQKMVCNPNPVSAERIEW; encoded by the coding sequence ATGGCATTCGTTGAATTTCAAAACGTGCACAAAGAGTACCGCATGGGTGACAGTGTGATTCATGCGGCGGATGGTGTGGAGTTTCAGATTGAACAGGGCGAGTTCGTGGTGGTGGTCGGCCCCAGCGGCGCGGGCAAAACCACGGTGCTGAATCTGCTGGGCGGTATGGATAGCTGCACATCTGGAAAAATTGCCGTGGACGGGCGCGAGGTCAGCGCCTGCACCGACCGCCAGCTGACGGAGTACCGCCGGTATGACGTTGGGTTTGTGTTTCAGTTTTATAATCTGGTGCAGAATCTGACCGCACTTGAAAATGTGGAGTTGGCGTCACAAATCTGCAAAGAGCCGCTTTCCCCGCGCAAGGTGCTGCGGGAGGTGGGGCTGCAGGAGCGGATAAACAACTTCCCGGCGCAGCTTTCCGGCGGCGAGCAGCAGCGGGTGGCGATTGCGCGTGCGCTGGCAAAGAACCCGAAGCTGCTGCTGTGCGACGAGCCGACCGGCGCGCTCGATTACCGCACGGGCAAACAGGTGCTGGAGCTTCTGCAGCAGACCTGCCGGGAGTTTCACCGCACGGTGGTGGTGGTTACGCATAACCAGGCGTTTGCAGCCATGGCGGATCGGGTGATTGCGATTCACTCAGGAAAAGTCCAGAAAATGGTCTGCAACCCGAACCCGGTTTCTGCGGAAAGGATTGAGTGGTAA
- a CDS encoding FtsX-like permease family protein, giving the protein MKAYGKAILRSVLHSKSRFFAIFAIVALGAGFFAGISSAAPDMRQTVDQYLDQQNFMDVELLSTLGFSKQDVQAVSSAAGVRAVMPTWYEDVTSRINSEDVVLRVHALPEQGAEDTGAASMNRPVLVSGRWPQSAQECVLDQKKSLVSGGLKVGDRITVQEPNGQSSLRQKTFRVVGFVKSPMYLSFTLGNTNIGSGQISRYLYVQPQVFSSAAYTQLFVTVKDAAGLNSFSQAYRDKVQAVCDTLTAVGKTRAPLRREEVVADSREKLEDSRKTYESSKAEADKKFAQAKTQLQNAQAQIAQNAEKLDTAQRQITEGSAKLTEAKTAYETGLQQYTAQKQQAESKLADASAQLRAGREAITSAQQRIADGQAQLDAQTKKLTDAKAQLDSQEKQLDAAQVQWEQSQQKLADAADAIAQARASLSQLEAAGQGATQDAAALRSQIAAYDQQTAELQSAKTELAQNREKLQQAQQAYQQQATAAKPRLQQAQQKIADAQNQLSKQQQKLADGEAAYRTQRQVAQEQLAAAKQKLDTAASQISQETKELEQAKTQLFAGKAALQTARQTLQKNQTAYQTSKEETDAQLQKAQKQLADGEAALKAVEKPSWYVLDRDKNLGYNSFTGDADRMESISHMFPVFFFLVAALVVLTSMTRMVDEERLQIGTYKALGFPGKAIARKYLLYALIVSLSGSVTGIIIGCLTLPSICWNAYRLMYSAPALVPHIDSFYAGMGCLTAAAVTLLATWAACRAVLLERPTSLLQPQAPKPGRRILLERFTPVWRHLNFTAKVTARNLFRYKRRLIMTIVGIAGCTALILTGFGIKDSVTHIVTNQYDDLCQYNMDISLQAKTGLSDSAKSVLNDKKRISSWMSYAVRSADMENKSGKIMSANLLVPQHTADLPHFIRLRDRRTKTPVAFTSSSVVVTEKLANRLGLKVGSQVIVPDADGKKYAFTVTGITENYIYHYVYIAPELYEKVTGQTPSYTGVWASEAVAKSGRAQLSRDLLNAKGVTTAIYIDEVAANFDSMIQALNMITLVLILCAGMLSFVVLYNLTNINITERMREMATLRVLGFYERETAGYIYRETTVLTLLGCVCGLVLGIFMHRAVITTVEVDVCMFGRNISPTSYLWSILLTLGFTLAVDLLMYPKFRKINMVESLKSVD; this is encoded by the coding sequence GTGAAGGCATACGGTAAGGCGATTTTACGGTCAGTTCTGCACAGTAAGTCCCGGTTCTTCGCGATTTTCGCCATTGTTGCACTGGGGGCTGGCTTTTTTGCGGGCATCTCCAGTGCCGCGCCGGATATGCGGCAGACTGTGGACCAGTATCTGGATCAGCAGAATTTTATGGATGTCGAGCTGCTTTCCACTTTGGGCTTTTCCAAGCAGGATGTACAGGCAGTCAGCAGCGCCGCGGGGGTGCGGGCGGTCATGCCGACTTGGTATGAGGATGTAACAAGCCGGATTAACAGTGAAGATGTGGTGCTGCGTGTCCATGCTCTGCCGGAGCAAGGCGCAGAGGATACCGGAGCGGCCTCGATGAACCGTCCGGTGCTGGTTTCCGGACGCTGGCCGCAGTCCGCGCAGGAATGCGTGCTGGACCAGAAAAAATCGCTGGTCAGCGGGGGCTTGAAAGTCGGCGACCGCATCACGGTGCAGGAGCCGAACGGGCAGAGCAGCCTGCGGCAAAAGACCTTTCGGGTTGTCGGATTTGTGAAGTCCCCCATGTACCTCAGCTTTACACTGGGAAATACCAACATCGGCAGCGGGCAGATCAGCCGGTACCTGTATGTGCAGCCGCAGGTGTTTTCCAGCGCCGCGTATACCCAGCTCTTTGTCACGGTCAAAGACGCGGCGGGGCTGAACTCTTTTTCACAGGCGTATCGGGACAAGGTACAGGCAGTTTGTGACACGCTGACGGCGGTCGGCAAGACCCGCGCCCCCTTGCGGCGGGAGGAAGTGGTCGCGGATTCCCGCGAAAAGCTGGAGGACAGCCGGAAAACATACGAAAGCAGCAAAGCCGAAGCAGACAAAAAATTTGCTCAGGCAAAAACCCAGCTGCAAAACGCGCAGGCGCAAATTGCGCAGAATGCCGAAAAGCTGGATACGGCACAGCGGCAAATTACCGAAGGCTCCGCCAAACTGACAGAGGCAAAAACTGCTTACGAAACAGGCCTGCAGCAGTACACCGCGCAGAAACAGCAGGCGGAAAGCAAGTTGGCAGACGCTTCCGCGCAGCTGCGGGCAGGCCGGGAAGCTATCACCAGTGCGCAGCAGCGCATTGCCGACGGACAGGCACAGCTGGACGCCCAGACAAAAAAGCTTACGGACGCCAAAGCGCAGCTGGATAGCCAGGAAAAGCAGCTGGATGCGGCACAGGTACAGTGGGAGCAGTCACAGCAGAAGCTTGCGGACGCGGCAGACGCGATTGCGCAGGCACGCGCGTCGCTCAGTCAGCTGGAAGCCGCCGGGCAGGGCGCAACGCAGGATGCCGCAGCGCTTCGCAGCCAGATTGCTGCTTATGACCAGCAGACAGCCGAGCTGCAGTCTGCAAAAACCGAGCTTGCGCAGAACCGTGAAAAGCTGCAGCAGGCACAGCAGGCGTATCAGCAGCAGGCCACTGCGGCAAAACCGCGCCTGCAGCAGGCGCAGCAGAAAATTGCCGATGCGCAGAATCAGCTTTCCAAACAGCAGCAAAAGCTCGCGGATGGCGAAGCCGCGTACCGCACCCAGCGGCAGGTGGCACAGGAGCAGCTTGCCGCTGCCAAACAAAAGCTGGACACAGCCGCATCGCAGATTTCTCAGGAAACGAAGGAACTTGAGCAGGCAAAAACGCAGCTTTTCGCCGGAAAAGCAGCACTGCAGACGGCGCGGCAAACCCTGCAGAAGAACCAGACAGCGTATCAAACCTCCAAAGAAGAAACAGACGCGCAGCTGCAAAAAGCGCAGAAGCAGCTTGCGGATGGCGAAGCGGCTCTAAAGGCGGTAGAAAAGCCCTCGTGGTATGTGCTGGACCGCGATAAAAACCTGGGTTACAACAGCTTTACAGGGGACGCTGACCGTATGGAGTCCATCTCGCATATGTTCCCGGTGTTTTTCTTTTTGGTGGCGGCACTGGTTGTGCTGACGAGCATGACGCGCATGGTCGATGAGGAGCGTCTGCAAATCGGTACCTATAAGGCGCTTGGCTTTCCCGGTAAGGCAATTGCGCGTAAGTATTTACTGTACGCGCTGATTGTCAGCCTGAGCGGCAGTGTGACCGGCATTATCATCGGTTGTTTGACACTGCCGTCTATTTGCTGGAACGCATACCGTCTGATGTACAGCGCTCCGGCACTGGTACCGCATATTGATTCCTTCTATGCCGGTATGGGCTGCCTGACTGCGGCCGCTGTTACGCTTTTGGCAACGTGGGCTGCGTGCAGGGCGGTTCTTTTGGAGCGCCCCACTTCCCTGCTGCAGCCTCAGGCGCCGAAGCCGGGCCGGCGGATTCTTCTGGAGCGTTTTACACCGGTTTGGCGGCATCTGAATTTCACCGCGAAAGTAACCGCACGGAATCTGTTCCGTTACAAAAGGCGGCTAATCATGACCATTGTCGGTATCGCAGGCTGTACAGCGCTCATCCTGACCGGCTTTGGCATTAAAGACAGCGTGACACATATCGTCACGAACCAGTATGACGATTTGTGTCAGTATAATATGGATATTTCCCTGCAGGCGAAGACTGGACTTTCGGACAGTGCAAAAAGTGTTTTGAATGATAAGAAGCGTATCAGCAGCTGGATGTCATACGCCGTGCGGTCTGCGGATATGGAAAACAAAAGCGGAAAAATCATGTCCGCAAATCTGCTGGTTCCGCAGCACACCGCAGACCTGCCGCACTTCATCCGCCTGCGTGACCGCCGCACTAAAACGCCGGTTGCCTTTACCAGCAGCAGTGTGGTCGTTACGGAAAAGCTTGCAAACCGACTCGGCTTAAAGGTTGGCAGTCAGGTGATTGTACCGGACGCTGACGGGAAAAAGTATGCGTTTACGGTTACGGGCATTACGGAAAACTATATCTATCACTATGTCTATATCGCACCGGAGCTGTACGAAAAGGTGACCGGACAGACACCGTCCTACACCGGCGTCTGGGCGTCTGAGGCAGTGGCGAAAAGCGGGCGCGCGCAGCTCAGCCGCGACCTGCTGAATGCCAAGGGTGTAACAACAGCCATTTATATTGACGAAGTGGCTGCAAATTTTGACAGCATGATTCAGGCACTCAATATGATTACACTGGTGCTGATTCTGTGTGCGGGAATGCTTTCCTTTGTGGTGCTGTACAACCTAACCAATATTAACATCACCGAGCGTATGCGTGAGATGGCAACGCTGCGGGTACTGGGTTTTTACGAGCGCGAAACCGCGGGATATATCTACCGTGAAACCACGGTTTTAACCTTGCTGGGCTGTGTGTGCGGTCTGGTGCTGGGCATCTTCATGCACCGCGCGGTGATTACCACCGTGGAAGTGGATGTCTGTATGTTTGGCAGAAACATTTCGCCGACCTCTTACCTTTGGAGCATTCTGCTGACGCTGGGTTTTACGTTGGCGGTAGACCTGCTAATGTACCCGAAGTTCCGGAAAATCAACATGGTGGAAAGTTTAAAATCGGTGGATTGA